CCGGCAAAGATAGAGTTTGCTCCGGCAAAGAAACACATGGCCTGTCCTTCTCTTGACATTTGTGTTCTTCCTGCAGAAAGACGTACCTGTGTTTCCGGCATGATGATTCTGGTTGTGGCAACCATTCGGATCATTTCCCAGATTTCTACCGGTTTTTCTTCTTCCATTGGTGTTCCTTCAACGGCTACTAAGGCATTGATCGGAACAGATTCCGGTTGTGGGTTCAAGGTGGACAGTGCTACCAGCATTCCGGCTCTGTCTTCGATACTTTCTCCCATTCCGATGATTCCGCCGCTGCAAACAGTAACGTTGGTTTTTCTTACGTTTTCAATGGTTTGTAAACGGTCTTCAAAACCTCTGGTTGAAATAACTTCTTTATAGTATTCTTCCGAAGTATCCAGGTTGTGGTTGTAAGCATATAAACCTGCTTCGGCCAAACGATGTGCCTGATTTTCGGTAAGCATTCCCAGCGTACAGCAAACTTCCATGTCCAGTTTGTTGATGGTTCTTACCATTTCCAGAACCTGGTCAAATTCCGGTCCGTCTTTAACGTTTCTCCATGCTGCTCCCATGCAAACACGGGATGATCCGCTTGACTTTGCTCTTAAAGCCTGTGCTTTTACCTGCTGAACAGTCATTAAGTCATTTCCTTCAACACTAGTGTGGTATCGTGCTGCCTGAGGACAATAACCACAGTCTTCAGGACAACCTCCTGTTTTGATCGATAATAGTGTGGAAACTTGTACTGTATTTGGGTCGTGATTTTTTCGGTGTATTGTTGCTGCTTCGAAAAGCAAATCCATTAAAGGCTTATTGTAAATATCAATAATCTCTTCTTTTGTCCAATTGTGTTTTGTTGCGCTCATCCTTAGCATTTTTTTGATGCTTCAAAAGTAGGGAATTTGATTATAAGTATGAAATTTTGTTTGTTTCTGAATTTTGATGCGATTGGTGAATTTTTTTATTTTTTATTACTTGTTTTGAGATGCTGACTTTTTGTAGGATTCACAAGGGTTTTAGGATACTTTTTGTAGTGTTTTTTCTAAAAAATAACATTTTAGTATTATAATTTTTACACAAGAGGCTTTTTTCTTAGAAAGAAAATTTTATTTTTGTGAGAATTTTAACAAGTAATACTACGTGCTTTAACATGGGTGTAGTAACTAATGCCTTAGTTGTGAAAAGGTAAAGGGGTGTTTTTTAGGCACTTTAACACTAAGGAAGAAGAATTTTAGATAAGAAATCAATGGTGATTCGAAATGAAATACATAGTTTGTCTAAATAAAAAATATGCGGGTGTATAAAAAACTACTTTTCATATTTTTTGTTTTTTCACTGTTTTCTTGTAAAAAAGAAAAGACAACAACGGGCAGGGATGATTCAGAAATCCGCTCCCGTTATTTTCAGTTAGAGAAAATCGGCTGGAAATCGCGCGAATATTCCCAAAAAGTAGACGATATCAATTTTACGGCTACCGAAGTGCCAATTCAATATTACATTTTAAAAGACCAGGGAACGACTGATCTGTTTAAAGTGGACTCCCTGTATGAAGCTAACAAACAGGAACGGGTAGTTGAGTTTACGTTTCGTCAGGATCAGGAAAAAGATCTTTTGTCCGATCAATTTACCGGATTGCCTTATGCCGATGCGGTTAAATATATGGCGTTTGCCATCAATAACGATTTTTATGTGGTTACTTCCAAAAATGATACGATACCATGTAACGGCGTTTCCTTCGAGCGCAATTATAAAATAGCACCTTTCCAGAAAGTTGTGTTGTTTTTCTCCGGTATCGATCCCAATGAGAAAATTCAATTGGTTTATAAAGACAAGTTATTCCGTAAAGGAACATTGAAGTTTAAGTTTAAAGACACATTTACAGAAATATTATTATGATTCAAAAAATCAGAACGAGTAAGGTTACAAAAGTCGTTGCTATTTATTTAGCGATGATGTTGTTTTTAGAAATGGTTCAGCCAATGGCAGCGTATGCTTTAACCAATGGTCCTTCACAACCGGAGTTTGAATCGTTTACACCTATTGATACTTCCGATATGGTCGATCTGGCCAGCGGTGATCTTAACTACAATATCCCGATTATGGATGTAGGAGGGTATCCGTTAAACCTGGCATACAATACCGGAATTACCATGGATCAGGAAGCTTCATGGGTTGGTTTAGGCTGGGATTTGAATGTCGGGCAGATTAACCGACAAATGCGCGGTTTGCCGGATGATTTCAAAGGAGATGAGATGATCTATGAAAACAATATGAAAGACAATGTGACCATCGGGTCGAATGCAAACTTCTTCCTGGCTGGATTTGGCATTGGCGAGATGGCCATTCCAAGTATCGGACTTGGGGTGAAGTATAACAATTACGACGGTTTTGGATTCTCAGTTAATGGTGGTCTGAGTTATCAGATCAGTGATAACCTTTCTGTAGGGATGAATATGGAGTCTTCGTCTTCTGAAGGTGTTTCGGTATCACCAAGTGTGTCGTTCGATAAAAAGAAAACCGATAAAGATAAAAAGGATTATACATTAACCGGAAGTGTCGGAGTGAGCTTAAACAGCCGAAAAGGACTGGAAACACTATCGATGTCGTATAAGTCGACTAAGAATAACACCAATCTTAAAAATATAAAAGATAAGCGTGATGAATTGTCAGGCTCATTGTCGTTTGGGGATGCGTCTTTTACACCAACAAAACGCGTTGGAATGGTGTCGTCTAACTATATGTTTGGTGTGAATGTGGAAGGTGAGTTTTGGGGAGTGGAACCGGGAATGAAGTTTTCCGGATACCGAACCAGTCAGGGTATTAAAAGTTCTGAAAAATATAAAATAGAAAGAGGCTATGGTTATGAAAACAGCTATAGTGCAGGAAGTACTGATATCTTAGATTTTAACAGAGAAAAAGACAGAACGTTTAATAAAAATACAACCTCATTACCGGTTACCAATAATACATACGATTTGTATAGTATTCAGGGACAAGGAGTGTCGGGAATGTATCGTCCGTATAAATCACAAGTAGGTTTTGTATATGATAATTATGTACAGGACGATACAAATGGAGGAAGTTTAGGTCTTGAATTTGGAGCCGGTGGCGGTGTTCACTTTGGTTTCGATGCCACGATTACAAAAGGGAACAGTGCGACAGGATTGTGGGTGAGCAGTAATCCTGCTTTGGCACGATTTAGAGAGAAAGTGAATGGTAACCGATTGGATTATGAAAAAGTGTTTTTCAAAAACATCGGTGGAAACCATGTTGATAAAGAATTAAACTTATTCGATAGCGAATTGGGAGCTTATGATCCGATTAAACTTGAAATCGGAGGATCTAAGTTTTCAAGAAATACGATGCTGAACTATTCCAGAAACGGCAGTTATTTACCGGGAGCCAGCTATGTGAAAAGACAAGGGCGTTTGGGTAGAAATCAGGTTATCCAAAAATTAACCCGTACGGAAGCACAAAAATTTGGTTTTAAAACCCAATTTAGCCCGTACTCATTAGCTGGAAAACACGATCATCATACTTCAGAAGTACGAGTTATAAAAGAAGGTGGTGAACGCTATATCTACGGACGAGCAGCGTATAACTCCATTAAGAGAGAAGCTACGTTTGACGTGGGAAGTAATCCGGGGGTAAACTGTTCTAAAGGAATGGTAAATTATAACCCGGGTAGTGATAACTCAGCCAATAACAGTAAAGATGGTGATCAGTATTTTAACCGGGTTACAACTCCGGCCTATGCGCACACGTATCTGTTAACATCTGTTTTGTCGTCCGATTATCAGGATTTAAAAGATGACGGTCCTACGGATGACGATTTAGGAACCTATACCAAGTTTACCTATAATAATACACAACCGTATAAATGGCGTATTCCGTTTAAAGAAAATGTAGCCAATTATGACGAAGGTTTACGTTCCAGTAAAAAGGATAATAAAGGAAACTATCAGTATGGTGAAAAAGAAATGCTTTATATCAAAAAAATTGAAACGAAAACACACGTTGCTATTTTTGAGATTTCACCACGTAAAGATGCCTATGGTGTAAAAGGTGAAAACGGAGGTATTGGACTGGATTCCAAATCGTATAAACTGGATAAAATT
This region of Flavobacterium inviolabile genomic DNA includes:
- the bioB gene encoding biotin synthase BioB — protein: MSATKHNWTKEEIIDIYNKPLMDLLFEAATIHRKNHDPNTVQVSTLLSIKTGGCPEDCGYCPQAARYHTSVEGNDLMTVQQVKAQALRAKSSGSSRVCMGAAWRNVKDGPEFDQVLEMVRTINKLDMEVCCTLGMLTENQAHRLAEAGLYAYNHNLDTSEEYYKEVISTRGFEDRLQTIENVRKTNVTVCSGGIIGMGESIEDRAGMLVALSTLNPQPESVPINALVAVEGTPMEEEKPVEIWEMIRMVATTRIIMPETQVRLSAGRTQMSREGQAMCFFAGANSIFAGDKLLTTPNPDVNEDMKMFEMLGLQPQKPFIKLMQPETVEAEDSKFQALGEKPKWSRPGHTIERNLEASAKK